The genomic window CACTTCGTCCTTGCTCGAACCAACTGCTTCAACCATTTGCTCTAATATCATGTCAAGTGTTTTCGTATCAAATTTCTTATTACTCACAAGATTGTCCTCCAATGATTAGACGCCTAAATAATCACAGAAGTTTCATTAGGGTCTAACTCAATTTGGCGGGCTAGCAAGAACTGATTACAATTTTTTTTGCCTTGCAGCGATCGGAAGAGTACTAACGGCATGTTTACAATGAATAATAAAACTAGGTACCTTCTTATAAGCCCATTACCTATATCCATTATATTAGTTTTATTTAACAAGAGATACTATCATTCCGCCCATTAAATTATACTAATTCTTGAAAAAATCGGTAAAAAGCCTCATGCTTGAGTTTTTCCTCTATGTCTTATATCCTAGTATAATGACCATACGTGTGGAAAAATCCTGAATTTTTCATTCTATCTATTTAATTGCTTAGTAGCTAACATATAGCACCACCAATTTCCCACTACAGGAATAGTGTTATTATATCATGGGACTAAAATTGCTATATTAAGATTTCATTACAAAACAAGATATATTTTTCAAATTTATTATATTTTAGGGAAAGGCGTAACTTTTACCATTATTCATTGATGTAAGATAGGTGTCGAATTATAATAAGGAAAGCGGAAGCGCCTTCGGAACAATTAAAGGACAATTGTTCCTGCGAAGAATATTCACAGAAGCGTTCCTTTGTGTTTAGCCCCGACAAGCATAAGACAGGCCGTCAAGAAGGTTGTTCTTTAACCTTCTTGACGGATTGGCTTATGGCCTCGAGGTCGACAAAACGCGACGTCCTATCGCATTGTCGACACTAGTACGTCCTGTACATCGGGGCTAGGCGCTCATCCTAAAATCTACGCTTTTACTCGTGCGATGGTTATGCTGCCGAAGCATTCCTTGTGGAGCTAGACAGTGAAGAAAGGCGATTCAATGTTTTAAAGAAAGGAGCGGTTATATGCTGCCCCGTTACTATACAGTCAAAGGCTACGGCGAAAACGAAATCGTCATCCAAAAATCACGATTTATTGCCTATGTGACAAGAGCGGAAACAGAAGCAGAAGCACAGGACTTTATTCAGCAAATAAAGAAGAAGCACTGGGATGCTACTCATAACTGCTCTGCTTATATGATTGGCGAAAATGATCAAATTCAGAAGGCAAACGATGACGGTGAGCCAAGCGGCACTGCCGGAGTCCCAATCCTTGAGGTTTTGAAAAAAAAGCATCTAAAAGATACAGCGGTTGTAATTACCCGTTATTTCGGCGGAATTAAACTTGGTGCAGGCGGCCTGATCCGTGCGTATGGAAAAGCCACCTCCGAAGGCATTGATGCAACTGGTATCGTTGAACGAAAATTAATGCGAGTCATGCACACTAAAGTCGATTACACCTGGCTTGGCAAGCTTGAAAATGAACTCCGCTCTTCCGTTTATACGATTAAGGACATCCATTATCTTGACAATGTCGAGTTTGAAACGTATGTCGAAGAGGAGCAAACGGAGAACTTCATTAACTGGATGGTTGAGCTTACGAATGGACAAGGTGTTATGTCGAAAGGTGACAAGGTGTATTTGGAGGAAGAAGTGGGAAAATAATTATATTTACGATTGCCTATTATTTATGTAAAATTAACTATTGTCTCAATACTTTTTCCTAATTCAAAAAAACACTAAATTAATAAATAAAGTAGGGATAGAATGTCTAAATCTAGGTCAAATAGGAGAAAAAACAGAAAAAAACGCTTTTGGCGAATGACTGTCTCCCTTTTCCTGCTCCTCCTCTTAGGTGGCGGATCCTATTTTGCTTATAACGTATTTTATCATGCAAAAATCGCCGGTGAGAATATTTATAAAGAAATCGATCGGGATAAAGTAAAAAATCACCGTACAGAAGAAGTTAAGATTACGAAGGATGCTTTTAATATTCTTTTACTAGGGATAGAAGAGCAAGGTGGCGGCGAAAGATCGGATGTTGTTATGCTAGTAACTGTCAGTCCGCAAACTGGAGAAGTATCCATGCTCAGCATTCCTCGGGATACTCGAACGATGATTCCAGCAGCCGGGTTCAAGACAAAAATCACGGAATCATATAGCTATGGCGGCGTAGAGTCCACTATAGAAACAGTTAATCAGTTATTAGATGTGCCGATTGATTACTATATCACGACAAATTTCGAAGGCTTTGAAGATATCGTTGATACCCTTGGCGGCGTACAGGTGAATGTTCCTTTTACATTTAAAGCCCAATTAACCGGCAGTTTAAAATGGAAAACTTTCTACGAAGGTCAAATGGACTTAAATGGAAATGAGGCACTTGCCTACGTTAGGATGAGAAAAACGGATCCAGCAGGTGACAAAGGACGTAATGAAAGACAAAAAGAAGTCATTAAAGCGATCATTGACAAAGGCACTTCTTTTAGTTCGATTACAAAAATTGATGACCTATTAGGGGATCTTGGTGAGAATGTAAAAACAAACATCCCTCCATCTCAATTTGCTAGTTTTGTTAAACTTTATGCGAAACTAAAAAGTTCAGAAATTCAAACCCTTGCTTTAAGAGGAACAGATGGTAAATATAATGGGATTTCTTACTTTTTCCCAGAAGATGAATCCATCGAAGAAATTAGCACGATTCTTAATAACACACTCAACAACACGACTACCAATAACCTGACGGGAAATCAATCATCCGATTCGAGTACTACTGAACAGGCATCAACTGGTGTAGAATACTAATTTCACTTTTTAAAAGAATCCTAACTTAATAGATACAATTAAAGTTGCCGATGCTGATGCTGAGGCAGCTTTTTTTCTGTGGAAAACTAAATTGTCGTTGGATTCTTTGAACAAGCCTTGATGTACGGAGTAATCACCAGCGCAGAGAAATGAAGCCAGCGACATTTACATACTGGGTTGAGATCGCTAAATCATGAATGTTTTTTGCTTTCCACTAAAAAATGAGATGTGAAGTTAGTTCCATTCCCCCTCTTACATTTTTTTCATAATTATAAATGCCTAAATTTGCTTTTACGGGTTGGAACCTTAGACAAAATTCGCTAGAATAAGATGGTATCTATTATTTTTTGACGACGGAGGGAAGAAACTTGAAAAAACTCATTGCCTCTTCTGTTCTTGCCACTGCTGCATTGTTTCCTGCCATCGTACAAGCGGAAAACCTAGCTGCTCCAACTAGTATGTTAGTAGATCAAAAAGTTGAGATTAGAAAAGGGGCTACAACAGCCTATCCTCTAGTAACATCTCTTCCTATAGGAAAAAGTGTGACAGTTATTGATGAATTCATCAACTCAGCCGGTGAAACATGGTATCGAGTTGATTTAGGCAGCAAACAAGGATGGGGATTAGCGAGCAGATTTACCGAGAATTCTACTAATCAATCTCCACTGCAAACTGGGAGTTTAGCAACCATTACAGGAGATCAAGTAAATGTTAGAAAAGGGGCAACTACCTCTTATGCAGTAGTGACGAAGCTATCAAAAGGCACTAAGGTAAAAGTGATTGACACTTTTAAAAATAGTAAAGGGGAGTTATGGTACCGAATCGAAGTTGGTTCTATTAAAGGATGGGTCATTCAAAGCTACTTAACCCCGGTAACCGATTCTAAACCTGCCCCCCCTTCGATAGAAAGCAAGACTATTCAATCCGAAAAGGCCGCAGTTAGAAAGGGAGCCACTGGATCCTACAGCATTGTTACATACGTTTATAAAAATCAGAAGATCACTATTATTGACACATTTAAAAATGCTGCAGGTGAAACCTGGTATCGTGCAGACTTAGGCACAGTTAAGGGCTGGATTCACGAGGATGCGTTTAAGCCTACTGCCAATCTGCCGAGCCCTCCTGATACAGAGACTCCCTCCCTTCCAGAGGTTGGCAGCTATGTATACAGTAGTCAAAACGGAATTGATGTTAGAAAAGGGGCAACTGACTCCTATGCATCTGTAGCCAAGCTATCAGTGAACCAAAAAGTAAAAGTCGTTGATCAATTTATACATACGAATGGAACTGCTTGGTTAAGAGTTGAGGTTACCCCAACATTATTAGGCTGGGTCCCAGCTAATACAATCAGTGCAACTGAGTCAATCAATATTGATTTATATGTAAGTGTGGCAGTAGCCAATTTAAGAAGCGGTCCATCAACAAATGATTCGGTTATTGACCAAGCGACAATGGGAACTTTGTTAACAGCTATAGACAAGGCATACGACACAAGTGGTGATCTATGGTACAAAGCCCTCAACAGTTCTAATCAAACAGTATGGGTGCATGAAACGGTCGTATCTACTCAGCCAACTTTTAGTAAAGGGGCTACCCTTATTGTAGGAGCGAGCAATATTTCTTTACATTCCGGCGCTTCGACCCAATATAAAGTGAAGGAAGTTCTAAAAAAAGATAGTAAAATAACCTTCGTTGGCGACTTTACAAATTCACTTGGGCAGTATTGGCTTCAAGTAAAGAGCTCAACTGGAAATACAGGCTGGATTCAGGATACACACATGAATTCCCTTCAATTATTAGAGAAGAAGCTTCTTTCTCCTGAAGTAACTAGTTTGGATGGGCATCAATACTTAAACTGGAAAAAGCCTAGTAAATATTCAATCTCCTACTCTACTTTATCGTCCAATCGATTAAAGCTTTCAGGAGGATTAACAGATGTTGATTTGCCGAAGGGGAACATTCCAGGGATTCAATCCGTTGAGACTATTGCGTCCGGCAGTGAAAAATCTGTTATTGTTACATTTGAGCCAGGCTATTCTTTTACCATCCGCGATTATAACGATAAGTTATCGATCAAAATTGTCCCATTAGGATTGCTTGGCAAGCATATTATTGTCGATGCAGGGCATGGCGGAAAAGACTCTGGCGCTGTCGGTCCGACTGGGCTAAGAGAAAAAGATGTGAATCTAGGCACTGCTTTAATCCTTAAAGAGGAACTGGAAGCATATGGTGCTATTGTCACTTTAACTAGGAGTACAGATATCTTTTTAGAGCTATCACAAAGAACCGATATCGCAAATCGTTCACAGGCTGATGCCTTTATTAGCATTCATGGGGACTCCTTTTCTTCA from Bacillus sp. DTU_2020_1000418_1_SI_GHA_SEK_038 includes these protein-coding regions:
- a CDS encoding LCP family protein is translated as MSKSRSNRRKNRKKRFWRMTVSLFLLLLLGGGSYFAYNVFYHAKIAGENIYKEIDRDKVKNHRTEEVKITKDAFNILLLGIEEQGGGERSDVVMLVTVSPQTGEVSMLSIPRDTRTMIPAAGFKTKITESYSYGGVESTIETVNQLLDVPIDYYITTNFEGFEDIVDTLGGVQVNVPFTFKAQLTGSLKWKTFYEGQMDLNGNEALAYVRMRKTDPAGDKGRNERQKEVIKAIIDKGTSFSSITKIDDLLGDLGENVKTNIPPSQFASFVKLYAKLKSSEIQTLALRGTDGKYNGISYFFPEDESIEEISTILNNTLNNTTTNNLTGNQSSDSSTTEQASTGVEY
- a CDS encoding YigZ family protein; its protein translation is MLPRYYTVKGYGENEIVIQKSRFIAYVTRAETEAEAQDFIQQIKKKHWDATHNCSAYMIGENDQIQKANDDGEPSGTAGVPILEVLKKKHLKDTAVVITRYFGGIKLGAGGLIRAYGKATSEGIDATGIVERKLMRVMHTKVDYTWLGKLENELRSSVYTIKDIHYLDNVEFETYVEEEQTENFINWMVELTNGQGVMSKGDKVYLEEEVGK
- a CDS encoding N-acetylmuramoyl-L-alanine amidase, whose amino-acid sequence is MKKLIASSVLATAALFPAIVQAENLAAPTSMLVDQKVEIRKGATTAYPLVTSLPIGKSVTVIDEFINSAGETWYRVDLGSKQGWGLASRFTENSTNQSPLQTGSLATITGDQVNVRKGATTSYAVVTKLSKGTKVKVIDTFKNSKGELWYRIEVGSIKGWVIQSYLTPVTDSKPAPPSIESKTIQSEKAAVRKGATGSYSIVTYVYKNQKITIIDTFKNAAGETWYRADLGTVKGWIHEDAFKPTANLPSPPDTETPSLPEVGSYVYSSQNGIDVRKGATDSYASVAKLSVNQKVKVVDQFIHTNGTAWLRVEVTPTLLGWVPANTISATESINIDLYVSVAVANLRSGPSTNDSVIDQATMGTLLTAIDKAYDTSGDLWYKALNSSNQTVWVHETVVSTQPTFSKGATLIVGASNISLHSGASTQYKVKEVLKKDSKITFVGDFTNSLGQYWLQVKSSTGNTGWIQDTHMNSLQLLEKKLLSPEVTSLDGHQYLNWKKPSKYSISYSTLSSNRLKLSGGLTDVDLPKGNIPGIQSVETIASGSEKSVIVTFEPGYSFTIRDYNDKLSIKIVPLGLLGKHIIVDAGHGGKDSGAVGPTGLREKDVNLGTALILKEELEAYGAIVTLTRSTDIFLELSQRTDIANRSQADAFISIHGDSFSSTSNGTTTYYNSTVNFNGPRSKTLGTAIQKNMVSSMNTYNRGVKEQVFYVNRMNELPSVLVELAFLSNPKEEALLKTTEFRKKAAVGITKGLEEYFNNF